A window of Panicum virgatum strain AP13 chromosome 8K, P.virgatum_v5, whole genome shotgun sequence contains these coding sequences:
- the LOC120643848 gene encoding uncharacterized protein LOC120643848 — protein sequence MASEVSKVKNGDQSNKKPVFHKSMGTVAGLRKLLPDGTTLAFETMAPAFTRGGQCNDHDVNFVFTWWLVGFLTVLCMILSFTDSFTDKDGNTHYGVATPKGFMLFNGDLKDLQLPDDELEALKKRIKWNRRDFLHAILRAAMFVALAFCDAGLQRNGIGEVGGGPSSDTDGGGHKGPETTTAKDTRRLVDKSVGIAASLSMLLPSSATLAFETLVPSFTNGGACSDHDVNFVFTWGLIVFLTVLCGLLRFTDRVADMYGNTYFVLATRNGFKLFSHERKDLRLSEDEHENRMKWKDLRRRMKRKPRDFLHAFFSSAVFMVLAFCNAEVQACLVPTETWQWKKFLAILPLAVGFLASFVFVIFPSTRKGIGEEDGSCGTKKRGDAAAAPGGGQSPLQAAMPMSIIRVASSTSYQLDPVV from the exons ATGGCATccgaggtaagcaaggtgaagAATGGCGACCAGAGCAACAAGAAACCGGTCTTCCACAAGTCGATGGGCACAGTGGCAGGCCTGAGGAAGCTCCTTCCGGACGGCACCACGCTGGCCTTCGAGACGATGGCGCCGGCCTTCACCAGGGGTGGCCAGTGCAACGACCACGACGTCAACTTCGTCTTCACCTGGTGGCTCGTCGGCTTCCTCACCGTTCTCTGCATGATACTCAGCTTCACCGACAGCTTCACCGACAAGGACGGCAACACCCACTATGGGGTGGCCACACCCAAGGGCTTCATGCTCTTCAACGGCGACCTCAAGGACCTGCAACTGCCGGACGACGAGCTCGAGGCTTTGAAGAAGCGAATCAAGTGGAATCGGCGGGACTTCCTGCACGCCATCTTGAGGGCTGCCATGTTCGTGGCCCTGGCCTTCTGCGACGCTGGCTTGCAGAG GAACGGCATTGGTGAAGTCGGCGGCGGCCCTTCATCGGacacggacggcggcggccataAAGGGCCTGAGACGACCACGGCGAAGGATACTCGGCGGCTTGTCGACAAGTCTGTGGGGATTGCGGCGAGCCTGTCGATGCTCCTGCCATCCAGCGCCACGCTGGCCTTCGAGACGTTGGTTCCATCCTTCACCAACGGCGGCGCGTGCAGCGACCACGACGTCAACTTTGTCTTCACCTGGGGGCTTATCGTCTTCCTCACCGTGCTCTGTGGGCTTCTCAGGTTCACCGACAGAGTCGCCGACATGTACGGCAACACTTACTTCGTGTTGGCCACCCGCAACGGCTTCAAGCTCTTCAGCCACGAGCGCAAGGACCTGCGACTATCCGAGGACGAGCACGAGAACAGAATGAAGTGGAAGGATCTGAGAAGAAGAATGAAGAGGAAGCCGCGGGACTTCCTGCACGCCTTCTTCAGCTCCGCGGTGTTCATGGTCCTCGCCTTCTGCAACGCCGAAGTGCAGGCATGCCTAGTCCCGACGGAGACGTGGCAGTGGAAGAAATTCCTAGCCATCTTGCCGCTGGCGGTGGGGTTCCTCGCCAGCTTCGTGTTCGTCATCTTCCCCTCCACCAGGAAAGGCATCGGCGAAGAAGACGGCTCTTGCGGCACAAAGAAACGCGGCGATGCGGCAGCGGCACCCGGTGGAGGACAATCGCCTCTCCAGGCCGCCATGCCCATGAGCATTATCCGAGTTGCTTCATCGACCAGCTACCAACTCGATCCAGTCGtctga
- the LOC120645401 gene encoding translation initiation factor IF-2-like, producing MASGSGLSSGEVELALAMEGQAVAARGSGGQSRTRRRRFTHSATPPRRHPVAEPPSHRAAIPCDPPSRAPIPLSLRAADTPSARAAPPLRPRCAGPPRPRRTGLRRPRPGRAPVRLSRSGHTTPARPGRAPAAPRRPSYTAWPATGASPTRGGPRPDSGRPSRRRRAPPNGRRG from the exons ATGGCGTCTGGCAGCGGCCTCAGCTCGGGCGAGGTGGAGCTAGCTCTGGCGATGGAGGGCCAGGCTGTGGCGGCTCGTGGCTCCGGCGGGCAGAG TCGCACGCGCCGACGCCGCTTCACCCactccgccacgccgccgcgccgccatcccGTCGCAGAGCCGCCGTcccaccgcgccgccatccCGTGCGACCCGCCGAGCCGTGCCCCCATCCCGCtgtccctccgcgccgccgacaCGCCGTCCGCCCGAGCCGCCCCGCCGCTCCGGCCACGCTGCGCCGGCCCGCCCAGGCCGCGACGCACCGGCCTGCGCAGGCCGCGCCCCGGCCGCGCCCCCGTCCGCCTGAGCCGCTCCGGCCACACCACGCCGGCCCGCCCAGGCCgcgccccggccgcgccgcgccgccccagtTACACCGCGTGGCCCGCCACTGGAGCGTCCCCGACCCGAGGAGGGCCTCGGCCGGACTCCGGtcgccccagccgccgccgtcgtgctccTCCCAACGGGAGAAGGGGTTAG